Part of the Odontesthes bonariensis isolate fOdoBon6 chromosome 15, fOdoBon6.hap1, whole genome shotgun sequence genome, CAGGTCACAGAGCAGTTTGAAACCAGACTGATTAAAGCGCCTTGTTGTTGCTCTTTTATCAGGAGAATGCCAGGAGTACCAGGACTCTGTGCCGGCCGAGCGGACACGAGTTCAGAGTGTGGAGCTAGTGCTACCACCTCACGCCAACCATCAAGTCAGCACTTTTGGAGGCCAGATCATGGCCTGGATGGAGAATGTGGCTACCATTGCAGCAAGGTTAACTTTGTTCAAATACTAATTAAAAGCTTGATGCAATTTCCCCTAGGGGATAAACAAagtgtttttgggtttttttaatttgataacAATAGTTGAAGTGGCGCATTAGTTTGTTTCAAGAATTTCAATACATCTGTGTGAATATTAACCAAAAACGTAGTCGGGTTTCTAAAAGAGTCCTAAAAACAGATGTTTTACTACTGGCCATTACCAAGCCTGTTAGGTGTTTGGTTGGATAGAAGTTACTCTCTTTCCTGTAAGACTTCTTAAATGTGGCGTGCCTTTGGTGAAGTCAACACTGTGCAGATGTTGTTTTGTAATCTTTTTACAGGTTGGTGAGCATCAGCGAGGCTTTTTCTGAGGCCCTCAAAGTTCTCCAATGTTCTTACTGTGAGACCTTTCTAAAAACGTGCTGTAAAGATCCAGTTTTAACAGATCCCTGTCCTGTAAATAGCCAAAACAGGGCACTGACACCTGATTGTCATCCCAGTGATTGAAAACGCCTACTTTAATGTCGCTTTCCCCCATTTCTTTACCATATTCTGATCTAGCCGCTTGTGTAACGCTCACCCAACCCTGAGGATCATAGACATGTTCCACTTTCGTGCCCCGTCCCACATCGGTGACCGACTGGTGCTGAAAGCCATTGTTAACAATGCCTTCAAGCACAGGTGAGGCTCTGCGTTATGAAACACATTTCCGTTAACAATGCTCATCTCATCTTATCCGTGTTAGAAATGCATCACCATAACATTTACAGTGCATACATATCTAAACTGTATATatagtgtttgtgtgtctcctTATGAACCTGCATGCCTGCTCACATGTTGTGTTCTAGCATGGAGGTGGGAGTTTGTGCTGAGGCCTACCAGGGCAGAGAACCTCTGCGCCACATCAATAGTGCTTTCATGACCTTTGAGGTTCTGGACAGTGACAGGAAACCATGCACGTTACCACGACTACGACCTGAGCCTGTTGTAAGTTTTCTTAGTTGTATTTCTGTCTTTTAGAGGCCTTAGACTGCACTGACACCAGAGTTCATAGAAAGTGTATTCTTGGTTGGGATTACAGTAGGTTTCCCCTTGTTTTACAGGACGGAAGAAGACGCTATCAAGAAGCTATTGCCCGAAAGAAGATTCGCCTCGATAGGTTAGCATCTCCCGTTGATTACGTTTGTTTCTTTTGATTAAGCCTTTGTACTGTGGTTATAATGTGGTTTATTTCTGTTGGGTCTAAAAGTTAACCCAgctggaacacagttcactcaagacaaccccagtgatcaacaaaacacacagtgcacaagattgtatttttgtttactcaaaatgaaaatctatatacagttttccaacatttctctcctgtttttcatttttagttacCACGAGTCAACATCAACCTAGTACCATTCACATAATGTGTTTTCAGTATTGGTGTCATTTAGACTGTAGTATCCTTGCTGAGCTACTCCGGGTCATCTTGGACAAGTAAGACATAGTTAGAAAACAGCCCTGCCATCATATTGTTAATCATTGATTTAAGACAAGGAATAATGCACATTGTAAATAGGAAAAGCAGAAACATGACACAGAGAATAGGTATTGCAATTCGCATTAGGATGTGCCACCATGGTCCTGAAGTCAGCCAGGACATCAAGTGGAGACCTTGAGCATTATTGTCTTGACCTATGGCCTTTTGAAGGTTACGTAGGCCTTGCATAGCTACGGGTACATTAGTTCCGATTTCGTCCCGAATGTAGGTACAACATGTAGTATTTATCATCACACAAACGCCACCAGAAGCTGCAGTTAGAAGATCTAAAGCCATTCTGTTCTGAAGAATCATTGTCCGCAAAGCGCACACGCCCGTCCAATTGGCTGGCAGCATCAGATATGCATCTCATCCACACAACCACCATCAACCATCCACCTTGCACCAAATAAGTACCATTTGAGGTGCCACTGAGTCCTCCTTCTCCATGAGCTGCTGTCTCAGTACAATCTGTGGTCATTTTTAAGCGGCCAACTGGAACTGAACCTTTTTCTTGAGAATAACACATGGCGTGTTTCCCTGTCAAATTCATGAACACTTTCTGTGGTCTGAGTTACCCTTTGATGGTGTATTTGTAATTTATCCAGAACATGGTGTCACATATGCCTTTACGTAATCCCACTTTGTAGGGATCAGTATTATTGACCTTAATGTTTGAACGTTGATAGCCTACTCCAGCAAAGCTCGCAAAGCATTTACTTTGAGTTTTGTTCATTCGTTTCCCATACAATGAAGCTTGTTGAGCTGAGTGAGGCATAACTGAACACGCATAACAATTGCTTCTGTTATAAGTGCGAGTTAACACTCGCGCATAAGAGTACCACATGTTAGTGTCTATTGGGTGTTTAGGGTCCTCAGGAGTCCAGTCATGGTTGGTATGGTATGTCCATCCTCGTGATTGCTGCAGCCCTCCTGCTCCTGACCATGTCCACAGCCTTAGGGATACACCTAAAAACAGTCCTGTAACCACCAGACATAGTTTTCCAGCCATTCTAAATGAGTGTGGATCAGTTGTTTTCTTCACTGGTTTGAGACCTAGTGTGAGCTATGTATCACACTGCCCTTTGTAGCCAGACTTCCACCACTACTCGTTGTCAGCTGGGAAATGTGTTACCGTCTTGCAGTGGCTGAGATGTATCCACGATGACCTTTCAGCGATTTTTCACTGCTGTGGGAGTCGACAGCAGGACCTGGAACGGGCCTTCCCAGTGTGGACTTGACCAACACTTCCGCTTTATGACTTTTATCAGGACCCAATCTCCTGGTTTGGCATGTCGTTCCTGTGGAGAAATAACAGCATTCGGCAGATCATTTGCACTCACAATTTCTTTCTCTTGCAACATTTTGCACATCCATTCTGCCAGTGTGGTCTCTTCTACTGCTTTATTTCCGTCTGCTGCAAACACAGGTAATAGAAAAGGTCTGCCTTTGACTATTTCAAATGGAGTTAAACCGTTCCCTGTGGGTGTGATTCGCATGTACAGCTTGACTAGGTCTAAACAGTCTGGCCATGCTTTCCCCGTTTGCTCCATTGTTTTCCTGAGCCTTAGTTTGATTGTCCCATTTGTTCTTTCCACCAGCCCAGCACTTTGTGGgtggtattttttttaatgtcattcCCAAATGCTGTGCCATCCTGGACACAACCTCATTGACAAAGTGAGTACCATTATCACTATACAGTTTCTCAGGAATGGCATATTGAGGTACTATGGACTTACAGAGTGCCTTAGCTACTGTCAAAGCGTCCCTATGTTTGCTCGAAACTATTTCAACCCATTTAGAAAAAGGGCATATCAGGACAAGGCAATACTTgtagttttggtatttgttcaATTCGATAAAGTCCATATGTAGATGTTGAAATGGGTGTTGAGCTTGCGGTAACTGACCACGTTTAGGTCTTACATTGCCCTGAGCGTTGTGCTTACAACAAATAAGACATGCTCTGCAAAAAATTAAATCCAAATGCATAGAAATGCTTCTGTATCATATTAACCATCCCTCCTGTTGAGACTTGGCAAGGCCCATGGCTTAAAATTGCAGCTGTTTCATATAAATTGCGTGGAAGGATTGGTTTACTATTTTTTATATAGAGACCATTTGAAAAGATGGCATCATTTTGTCCTTAGTTTGATTTAACAGTGTGTGTGGGTCAGGCAACATTAGGTGCTGTGCTTTCCACTGCTTGATTCACAGCTCTTAAGATCTTGTATCGTTCTCCAGTTCTCAGAATCTGCTTTTCTGACTGAAAAGATTAGTGAAATTCTGCGAATTCCTGAACAGGCACATTAATTTGTATCTCCCTCCTTCGAatttagaatagaatataaTTACTGCGTAAAAAAGCATCAGGATTATATTCACAAACATTACAAACCTACAACAAAGGAAACGAATATGATGAAAAAACTATGTGAATATTCTAAAGATCGAGTCAGCCAACATAAGGTCGTGTAAGTCACGTACGCGACCGCTGAAACGGCGCCATCGTTCCGTTGTTCTTTTGGCATCATGTGATAGATTCCATTGTTTACAGTAGTTTGCAGCAGCGAATGACTTGGCAGGGCAGCACATCACAGCTGAGCAGACTTTGGTGCTGACTGTGTCGAGAATAATCAGCTCATTGTTCAGCTGTTAAACTCCCCGCCTCCAGTCAAATCTTTATTCTTCTGCTTCAGTGAAACTGTTCACACCGGTTAGGTTGATGGTCTTAGTTTTGTGCCTTAAGAGTATCATTATTGTCTTTCATGTTCACAGGAAATATATCATCTCCTGCAAGCAAACTGAAGTCCCCCTGTCTGTGCCGTGGGATCCAAGTAACCAGGTACTAGACGAAGTGCTAAAAGCTGCTCAGATATCGAGTTCAAGCTCACGAGTTCAGACAACCCTTtcgtttttttacattttttttcagatgtACCTGAGTTACAACAACGTATCGGCGCTGAAACTAACAGATACCAGAAACAACTGGGTATTAACTTCAGAGAAAAATAAGGTCAGCGTTGTTTACAATACCGTCCAGGACACGGCTTGTTGAATAGTTACAGCTGTTGAGTTTTCCAACATGCATTctgatgtggtgttttttttttttttttctgtttggaaACATGTGCAGCCACAGTGGGGGTGCTCAAAATGTGGGACATATTTTCCATTTGAGTAGATGAGTTTACACTCTCCCATGATGCACCCACCAGTTATAGTGGCCGCTTTTAGAACTCACCTCACACCTGATATGTACGTGTTTGATACCTGGGACAAATCCTGTTTACAGACTCCTGTTGCGTTCGTAGGTCAGGCTGTACACGCTTGAGGAAAACCACACGCTGTGTATCAAGGTGGAGATGTTTGTCAGCGTCCCAGCAGAGCAGTCGTTCCACCTGCTGTCAGACCTGAGAAGGAGAAAAGAATGGGACCGGCATTATGAGTCAGTAAAGTAGACATATTTAGCTTTTGGCATCCTGGGATTTGGTGCATTTTACGAGTTTGCATTTCTCCGTGCCGCACGACTGCAACCGACAGCGGGACCAGAAGGGTAAAGTGTGTGAGGCTGTCACCGTTTATCTGCGCCTAATATTCCAAACTAAACAGTAACTCTTTGTCTTAACTTGACTGTTGACTTGTGTCAGCAGCGTGTGCTCAACCACTGAAAATCTATAGCCTCATATATGCACTTTCCACCTGCCTGATATTCTGTCTCAACTGCAGGGAGTGTGAGGTGATCAACCAGGTGGATGAAGATGACACCATTTATCGTGTAGTCACACCCTCTGTCAGCAAAGGGGGCAAAGGGAAGGACTTTATCTTACTGGCATCTAGAAGGAAGCCATGCGATCCCAGGTGTTGTAAAATGGCGTTTCATATTTTGTACCTTTGCAACTTTCTTTGCTTTAaccttttacattttatttccaGTGTAGATAAACACAGAATCCATTCTGCCCATCCAAAATCTATTATACCCTGTATTTCATGTATGATATCtgcttaatttttttattttttatcctagTTGTTATTTGATGTTCATGTTTAATTCTGCAGCCAAAACCTGTTCACCAGctgtaaacatttggcacattaTGAGCCAAAAACACAAGAAAGGAGGCTTCAAATTGTTGAACAGCTGAAATTTCCCATGCAGCAAGAATAGGAAATCAATTCGCCTTCAAAAATACAAAATCACTACTTTTCTAAGTGTTGTTAGCGTCCAGGGTTCCTAAACAGCTTTGAAGAGTATGGAATTTGTCTGTAGAATTTTCCAGCATTCGTATTAATATTACAGTTATTTACAGGTATTCCTTGATAtgtgtatgaaaaagaaaagagtggaatggggggggggaacACATTTGTGTTTACGGGCaatttttcctgttttgttttctaaaacctaaaaaaaattgcttttcTCAAGATGAATTATTTCAACAAGCGAAGTTGTTTTCACCTAGATTATATATATTGAACGTAGATGGAGAGTGGTGATGGAATCTGAGACAGGCAGCAAATCAAGTGAGCATCAGAGTTATTTACTTTTATGCCAAAATCTGTGTTTCTTTGCAGCCAGAGGCACGAGTTTGGATTAGTCCCATTTTAATTTATTGCTTTAGGATTATAATTGGCTTGAACGggactgttttgttttgttttttttaaatggcctAAAAGGTCTACTGAGGGATCTGTAAAATGTATTCCTAAAAAGTGTGAGTAGGCATCAACTTGTTTAAAAGCAAAGTAGAGTTTCAACATTTAGGagccattttcatttaaatgcGGGGTTCTTATCATTTTCAAATCATTGTTTCCTCCCCCCAGCACACAAGCATCCCAACTTCTCTGTAAACGGGCTTTTCATTTTCACAAAGCTTCACGATGATTTCGTCTCTTGTCCGTCCCAGGGACCCATATCTGATTGCCCTGCGTTCTGTGACTTTACCCACTCACCCGCCCACAGAGGACTACACCAGAGGAGAGGTGCTCTGCGCCGGCTTCACTATCTGGGAGGAGTCCAGTGCGGTCACTAAGGTCGGCTACATGAGAAGGGGCAAGCGAGCTTGTTGCAGCTGCACTGCATGTTTCACAGTGTTCCACAAGTGCAACTTGAAAGCAAGAAAATGTATGCTGGGCTTTTGTTTCATTCAGCCACTCTGCTCCCCAACTTCTGGAATTCCCTCGTGCCAGACATTTGCAATATTGACTCTTTCCCTCCGTTTAAATCAAGACTCAAAACTCAGCCGTTCAAGAAAACATCCCCCTGTGATTACGTTCttccatgttttatttgttgttttattgtgtcTTCTTGTCTCTGTTTGTATTGTACAGTGTCCTGAAAGGCgcttttaaattaaatgtattattattattgttattatagtTCACCTACTACAACCAGGCCACCCCAGGGGTCCTTCCCTACCTCTCCACAGACATCGCTGGCCTCTCCTCGAGCTTCTACAGCACTTTTTCCGCCTGCAGCCGATTCCTGGAGGCCAACAAGGACAGTCTGGCTGCTCTGCCACCCTCTGCATCTTGACACAACAATCTCCTGACAAGAATGAGATTAGCTTGAGGAGGAAGGAGTCGCATCCTCTCACTGTCTTCTTCCTGTTTCAACACTACTGTGGAGGTGCTGTGCTCCAAAAAAGTCGTAGTTGAATGTAACCGTGCCACCCTGAGATTACAAAGGGTTATGGATTTGTAGTTATGAGAACCCCCCCCTCCTTGTTCCTCGTTTGCAGATAGATTAATAGGTCTGAAGAAAGCGCACAACAATTCTGAGGCGGCTATTAGATTTTAAACCTCTTACATTTCATAAGACCCAATATATTAAGGAAAACTTGATGTGCAATTTTAATTTTGAGATGAATGTGTCATATCTTGGTGAATAGTTTTTAAATACAATCTCAGTTTCAGTTATGACAGCCAAGTTTTTAATAGTGGTGCCAGTATGACTAACATCAGTATAAATTTATTGTAAGCTGAACTGTTTAAAACTCCTATTTCATTTTATACCACCACTTTAAGAAAGTTTAGAGCTATTTGATTAAAGGAATAGGAAGCTATCGCTTACATTTATTATATAGCAGTGTTTTACTGCGGTACATCAGTGTATAGTTTTGTAGAGATGCACTTTGACTAATTGTGTTGTATGTATACATTCAGTGATGAGGATATCACTTAACAAGCTGTCATGATTTTACTAAACCAATAAACACAATAGAGCACTGGACTGTGCTCATTTGAGCTGTTGCGTTGTTGTGCAAACCCACCTCCCCCCTCGCATTCTTTCCATTCCtgagctgtttttttgtttttgtttttttgtggaaaCGCAGCTCGGGGTTGTATCCCACTTCAACTTGCGAAGTTAGTGTTGTAGTGGGTGGACAAATCCAGCAGAGCAGCATGAGGAAGTCTTAGTGAAACGGTCAAATCTGAGCCTTTTCTCTGCCTTAGACTGAGGTTTGAAGGTCATGGCTCTACTTGCTTTCCaggtatttttttccatttgtacGATATGTAAAACAAGAAGGAGCCAATCCACctgcttaaaaaaataagagaaaaactATATAATCTGTACATATATTCAGTACAGTGGAAATAAGTAATAATCAGACATTTATAATCAGTTATTCAGTAAAATAAATCTGGCCACAACATCCCAGATGAAATTATGATAGGCTATAATGTTGGGCAAATGAGGCAAGTTTGCACAAATTACGCTTCTGCTTAGGTGTGCGACCTGCACACTTAACACAGAACAGGCCTCCAGTCTCTCATGGAATGTCGACCCCGGCCCCCCCGTGATGCTGTGGCTCAACAGACTGGTTTAATAACTCCTTTTCTCATAATCTAAAGCCATCTGATTTACCTGTTGGTATCGGTGTGTTTGCTTCCTCAGTTTAACATCTTATTGGGGCACAGTGCTTTTTTGATTATTATTGAGGACTTTATGTTACTTCATTTAGGTACTTGTAGACCGAAAATTATCTACTCATCTCTTGTCAATACAGCAAATGATGAAGATTAATTTACGCGTGTTACACACAGGGAACAAAGTTAACAAACTTATTTGATCTTGAAGAGAGCTTATCCATCGGGATTGGGGTGGGGGCCTGTTTGTCACTGATAACTATGATGCAGCCAACCCACACTGATCACATTAATAGTAAAAACACCTCCAATAGTAAATTGTGTCtggctttttttaaaagtataaACAAAGCACATATCATCCATTTGGGGGTTCTGTCCCTTCCTTCAGTGTCACAAAAGAGCATACAAAAGGGAATAATTCCCTTCCCAGAGGACACTGAACAATGGGAAATTACAGGTCAGTCCTCCTCTCATGTCCACACCACCATGTGAGACATTAATGCCTACCTAGTGATTAGTTTGGCTGGCTCaaaaaagaatcaacagctgctaGCACCCCTCCatttttttaaccaatcagCTGACCGATGACTGCTGAATGGCCCTTTTGGGAGGGGAGGGGCATTAAAGGTACAGAAGAAACAATGGGTTTTCAGACAGATAGTGTGTAGGGTGTTCTCTCAGAAATACATACAGTGAGCATAATTTAACACGACCTAACGTGGTCATTTTTGACTGATCAAACGACATTTAAGATGaagattactttattgtcatgtacacgCGAATGTTAACACAaaattactcctccgcatttgacccatccaggttggcacctgttgaacacacatgcacacaatcacactcatggagacagatgccattcactggagcggtgggcagccaatcacagcgcccggggagcatttCTCAACTTAACCAAATATCCTTGGTGTCTGTGCCCAACCAAATCGAGGCTGAGAGAAAAATTCAAATTGacttgcctaaacctaaccaagcagcatctgaaaacaaaagaaacaatgcACAGAAATATTAGCAACACAGGACATGGCTTCCCTCCAGAATCAAGCTGCTCATTCACCATCACCTGCTGCCCCGAAAACCAAACTTCTGTGGGTCTTTACAGTACCTCTGAGTGGGGGAATCCAGGTGCATACTATGACAAAGTTGCTACAGTACTTGACTTGCCATTGGGAATGTTTCTGTTTTGCCAGCACATAATTTCAACACTTTTCACATCACAACCACTTACTTAAGTGTTTAAAATTCTGTGAGATGAGCTTAGAGGATGACAAGAGGTGTAACAAAGCCTTTGTAAAGACCTGAGGGATAGTTTACAACCTTCAATGTAAAATGACAGAGaatttttcaaaataagagAGGattaatagatagatagattaatTTGTAACCGTGTCCCTGTAGTTCGCTCTTTGACTCGTGCGCCACGCACTACACACTACCACGTGACCACACCCGGAAATAGGAGACCGAAAGCTGTTACTGTGAAAAATAATTGTAGACACAACTAATCTGGCACAATACCGACGCTATTGAATAGATAGTGGAACCGTCAGTATGAGTCGGGATGGTACAAGGAAGCTACAATTTGCAACAAGAGAAAAGCTCGGGAAATTTAACTCTCTTCGCGGTGAGTTTATCTTCCATTCACCTAACTGTCTGTCTTCTGTAGTTCAGTGGAAGTAACTTTTTTGCTTTGTCCGAAGGTCGAGAGGTGCAGCCAGGTGAGTTTTGGGATGTAGTGGCCGTGACTGCTGTGGACGGCAGCCAGAGGGAAGCTTATGAGCTGCAGATCAGCGAGAAAATTGACAGAAAAGAGCTTCCCCTTGGAACTCACTACAAGGTCTTCTCAGATCCTCCTGGATCCAAAATAGGTGGGTGAGTCAGACAAACGATGGAActtaaataaaaagttatttcatttcactttttattaaattattattattgttgttattgctGTATTAAAGGGAATGGAGGCTCTACTTTGAATGCACTGCAGCAGCTGAATGACATCTATGGAAAAGCTCTAAGCAGAATGAGAGTCATCCTGATCCATGCAGGTTGTCCTcccttatctatctatctatccatctatctatctattagtATTGCTTTATAACAGGGTTTTAACGATCCTGGTTCTGGGGAACTGAAAGACGGCATTATCTTTTTTCCTTTCACAAAGGATTATTCAGTGTATCTTATTCTAAAGGAGATGATAAAGGAAGCTCTGATGCCTCAGAATTTAAATTTGACCCGCTCTTATCATTGCTACTATTAGGAACCCTCTtaagcaaaaacaacaaaaactatTCACGAGTCCATTAATGAAGGCGCTTCTTTAAGTGTGTTTGTGCAACATCGTCCCGCTGCCCCACGCACTCTCTCTGTTTTACCTGcatacattctttttactttaaaataaatGGTGAAGTCGTAAATTAGCAGCAATTTTCTCGTCTAGTTGAACAGTCTTTTAAAATATAAGCAACATTCACACTCATACGGTGCTTCTTAGTCTAaacagtgtttttctttgcacacttTGACACATGGAACGGGAAAGCCAGTGAAACCAAACCACTGACCTTCTGATTGGCTCTTCCTCCTTTGCCACAGTTATTGAAAACAAAGCACGACAACATTGCAAAGTCTATAGCGATGTCCAGAGAGAGTCTTCAGTCACCTTCACTCTTACTCAAATTCTCCATTTCCTCTCCATTTCTGCCTAAAACAGACATTTTCCTTCAACATAAGAGTAAAAGAAATGCCCTTAAGCTGTTGTTATGGGCTTTAAATTTAAGATAGAAGTAAATATTCTCTCAATGATATGACATATCATCAAAACCACCCCTTTCCAAaactaaaacagaaacaaagaaataagAAGACTTGTTCATTGTAGCCCATGAAAATGTGAAAGCTGGACAGAAAATAACAAACTGAAAAGCATTACAGGTGTAAAGATCTGTCAAATATTCCTCACTCTTGTGTCTTCTCATTCTTCCAGGTGGGTTTAGTCAGCGACTACCCAGTGCCAGTGCTCTGGGAAAGATCTTCATGGCCCTGCCGCTGGGTGATCCCATCTACCAGATGCTGGAACTCAAACTGGCCATGTATGTGGATTTCCCGTCACAAATGAAGCCAGGCGTCCTGGTGACCTGTGCCGATGACATAGAGCTCTATAGCATTGCAGAGGATGAGAATGTTAAGTTTGACAAACCTGGCTTCACAGCTTTAGCCCACCCCTCCCCACTCTCAGTGGGAACTACCCACGGGGTGTTTGTGTTGGATCCACATGAAAAGTCCTCTTACCCAGAAATGGAAAACGCTTCCTGTCTGCGCTTTCTGCACAAGCCGAGCATTGATAAGATGCGAGAAAGTGGAGCTGTTTGGAAGAGGGCCGGTGGACTGTTTTCTATGTCTTGTGCTGAATTTGTCTACACAGACAGCACCTATTATATCGACTTTGATACTGCAAAGTCTCTTATGAACCTACTGACAGAGTTGGGGACTTTGGACTGTGAGATAGATGCATATGGGGACTTCCTTCAAGCACTGGGCTCTAAAGCCACGATAGAGTACACCAGCAACACTGCTAATGTCACCAAAGAGGAGAGCAGTTTGGTCGAAATCCGCCAAAAGATCTTCCATACTCTCACAGGGACTCCCTTGAATGTCATCCTCCTCAACAACTCCAAATTTTACCACATTGGAACCACTTCAGAGTACCTCTTCCACCTGACAGAGGATGAGGCTCTGAGGAGTGAGCTGGGTCTCCTGTCGTCCGTCTTCAGTGTGCATGTGAATGAAAAGTCTCAAGGCTCCTCTGGCTGCTGTGTGATGTACAGTGTCCTCGATCCCAGTTGCTCTGTGGGAGCTGGATCAGTGGTGGAGTACTCCAGACTGGGAGCAGGGGTGTCTGTAGGCGGAGGGTCCATAGTCAGCAGCTGCTGGGTCAGCGCAGGCCTCTCGGTGCCAGCCGGAGCCTTCCTCCACTCACTGTGTGTGAACCACCAGGACCAAAGCAGGTTTGTTACCGTCTTCTTTGGGATCAAGGACAACTTGAAGCACAGCGTGGACAGACCTGCgtatttggaagagctgaagtTTTTTGGGTCCAGCCTGGCACAGTGTCTGGCTCTTTGGGGGTTGCAGAAGGAAGTCCTGGAATTCTCTGGCGACGGATCCAGCTGTAGTTTGTGGAACGCCTGTTTATTCCCCGTTTGCTCCGATCAGGAAAGTTCATTCTCGATGTCTCTCGAGATGCTGCAGGCCGTCCTGGGTGGATCTACGAGCCCTCTGTCCAAAGACACGCAACTTATGTCAATGCAGGAGTGTTTACAGTGTAAGAACCTGGAGGTGATGCTGAAGCTCAGGAAGGGACTACGTGATAACATTACACAGAGGGGAGTGACTAATTAAAACATCCATGTACTGTCCAATGCCAAAGTCATGAGCCAAACCCCTATGTATTGCCATGAAAATATTCTTAGGGATTTATTGATCGgtgcaaacataaatgtaaatactgTCTATTAGGCAGAAAAAAAGCTTGAAAGTTTCTTTTGGGGCCTTTTTTGTGCTTGAAGGATTCCCAGGTCATTGCCGAATGGCTGAACGAACAGAAACGTCTCTGAAAAAGATCACAAGCACAGAACAGGACATGTTCTGAAAAAAAACTCGAAAGACCCTCAGAGAGCCCAAAGGATCAAGAACTACATAAAAGGTTGGCTCCGTGGAAGCTCAACCCAAAGATATTCAGATCATATCTTAGTCCAGATAAGTGGGTCTGCTGCGAATCAGTAGGATAATGCATCGTTCACTTGAGCTTTTGTCTGCAAgattatctcttttttttttcttctccaatATGTGATAACGTGGCGTAACTGTAAAATCCATCCATTCGTTGAACTTGTTTTCCTGTTTCAAAGAAACCCCATGTCATGCTCATTTTAGAGGTTTGT contains:
- the acot11b gene encoding acyl-coenzyme A thioesterase 11b isoform X2, whose product is MTAEETDAGISLEPLFIQESGEVYRSPTEVQMSQIVMPCHANHREELSVGQLLKWMDSTACLSAERHAGCSCITASVDDIHFEHTIGVGKVVNIIAKVNRAFTSSMEVGILVTCEDLYTGKQWNVCHAFATFVARRTEAGKLQQVIPHTQMEQMEYSLAAERRRMRLIHAETITDLLSSSTAQLGECQEYQDSVPAERTRVQSVELVLPPHANHQVSTFGGQIMAWMENVATIAASRLCNAHPTLRIIDMFHFRAPSHIGDRLVLKAIVNNAFKHSMEVGVCAEAYQGREPLRHINSAFMTFEVLDSDRKPCTLPRLRPEPVDGRRRYQEAIARKKIRLDRKYIISCKQTEVPLSVPWDPSNQMYLSYNNVSALKLTDTRNNWVLTSEKNKVRLYTLEENHTLCIKVEMFVSVPAEQSFHLLSDLRRRKEWDRHYEECEVINQVDEDDTIYRVVTPSVSKGGKGKDFILLASRRKPCDPRDPYLIALRSVTLPTHPPTEDYTRGEVLCAGFTIWEESSAVTKFTYYNQATPGVLPYLSTDIAGLSSSFYSTFSACSRFLEANKDSLAALPPSAS
- the acot11b gene encoding acyl-coenzyme A thioesterase 11b isoform X1; the encoded protein is MTAEETDAGISLEPLFIQESGEVYRSPTEVQMSQIVMPCHANHREELSVGQLLKWMDSTACLSAERHAGCSCITASVDDIHFEHTIGVGKVVNIIAKVNRAFTSSMEVGILVTCEDLYTGKQWNVCHAFATFVARRTEAGKVQLQQVIPHTQMEQMEYSLAAERRRMRLIHAETITDLLSSSTAQLGECQEYQDSVPAERTRVQSVELVLPPHANHQVSTFGGQIMAWMENVATIAASRLCNAHPTLRIIDMFHFRAPSHIGDRLVLKAIVNNAFKHSMEVGVCAEAYQGREPLRHINSAFMTFEVLDSDRKPCTLPRLRPEPVDGRRRYQEAIARKKIRLDRKYIISCKQTEVPLSVPWDPSNQMYLSYNNVSALKLTDTRNNWVLTSEKNKVRLYTLEENHTLCIKVEMFVSVPAEQSFHLLSDLRRRKEWDRHYEECEVINQVDEDDTIYRVVTPSVSKGGKGKDFILLASRRKPCDPRDPYLIALRSVTLPTHPPTEDYTRGEVLCAGFTIWEESSAVTKFTYYNQATPGVLPYLSTDIAGLSSSFYSTFSACSRFLEANKDSLAALPPSAS
- the fpgt gene encoding fucose-1-phosphate guanylyltransferase produces the protein MSRDGTRKLQFATREKLGKFNSLRGREVQPGEFWDVVAVTAVDGSQREAYELQISEKIDRKELPLGTHYKVFSDPPGSKIGNGGSTLNALQQLNDIYGKALSRMRVILIHAGGFSQRLPSASALGKIFMALPLGDPIYQMLELKLAMYVDFPSQMKPGVLVTCADDIELYSIAEDENVKFDKPGFTALAHPSPLSVGTTHGVFVLDPHEKSSYPEMENASCLRFLHKPSIDKMRESGAVWKRAGGLFSMSCAEFVYTDSTYYIDFDTAKSLMNLLTELGTLDCEIDAYGDFLQALGSKATIEYTSNTANVTKEESSLVEIRQKIFHTLTGTPLNVILLNNSKFYHIGTTSEYLFHLTEDEALRSELGLLSSVFSVHVNEKSQGSSGCCVMYSVLDPSCSVGAGSVVEYSRLGAGVSVGGGSIVSSCWVSAGLSVPAGAFLHSLCVNHQDQSRFVTVFFGIKDNLKHSVDRPAYLEELKFFGSSLAQCLALWGLQKEVLEFSGDGSSCSLWNACLFPVCSDQESSFSMSLEMLQAVLGGSTSPLSKDTQLMSMQECLQCKNLEVMLKLRKGLRDNITQRGVTN